In the genome of Oryzias melastigma strain HK-1 linkage group LG4, ASM292280v2, whole genome shotgun sequence, the window CTGAAGATCTCAAACGCTGCTTTGACGATAACACGCTCGGACTTTCTGACAGAGCAAAGGCCTGCTGTTCTCCCAGAATACACCTCTTTTCCTCCGTACAAGCACTAACACCACAGGGGACTTCTTACCCGTACGACAATGAAATTATCTGCCAAGTGTTGGAGTTGCTACTTGTTTCCATTATGTTTCCCGCCGGGCCAATAAAGCATGAATCCTTTTATGGAGCAGCAAGCAGGAGTTGAGCATCCCCGACCTTTATTAAGCCGTCAGAGCCACAAAGGCGCGCAGGCTCGCCAACATGCTGTTCACACGgttaacaaagaaataaataaaaccacatgGAACACAACAGTTGCCTCTTAGAGGAACAGATGGAGCAAAATGAAGGAGGAaaagctggaaaataaaaacgtgGATATGAGTGTGGAGGCATCAGCTGGCAGTGGAGGATCCTCAACAACCGTCCAACCAATAAGGCTCTGCCTTATTGGTTGGACGGTTGTTGAGGATCCTCCACTGCCAGCTGATGTGGATGTGCTCGGACGTGCTTGGATAAAAATCAGAAGAAATGCCGCTCCACTCTCAGCTCAAACAATTCAGTAACAAGCTCTTTTAAATTCTTGGTACTTCGTTCACATCTGTTCGGGTCAGGGTGACATCTTTGTACTCTTTGGTCCCTTTTGTGCAGCCCTTTACAAGTAGTAAGAGGGAAGTTACACgcatgtttttgtgcaaaaccaaagaaaaacatgctCTTTGCCGTAGGACACTCATTCGTCTGGCTCTCGGTTTAGTGAGTGAGTCTCCAACAGGCAAGAACTTCaaaaagttttcagtattttaaagGAATTCTAGAAAAAGCTGCCAGTCTGATTATCCAGGGATCTGCAAAGTAGTTTATTCTACGCACATTTATATAAGGTATCTGCGTTGTATTTCAATtgcttatatatgtttttatttacaggcAGAACACTAAAGAATATTGTTTTggtcttttatatatttaaagtgtaagggaaaaaaaaactttcactttttttcatcttagattgtttttaaatagaaatttaaTTAATCTcgtcattaataaaaaataaaaactacaaattatttatataatttccCTAACTGgtaaatttttactttaatttttgagtgaaaaatggggaaaaaaactctCCACTCAtgttcagttatttattttatgttatcatGATAACTtgatttgttcaaaatgtgtttgtgttcaactatgtgctgattatttattttattgtgttgttacctatatgcttttgtttattttgcttttatttacttactttttaaatctgttttattgtgtttagcTTATAATGTACAACACTCTTTTCAATTGAAATTCTGTGAAAGCATTTTATATATAAACTGATGAGGAAGTTACATTAAATTGTAAAACACATGAAACAAAttcataactgtttttttttttaaagtccagaTGCCTTTGGATAAAACTccaatttcaaatttttaaaaggagccctaataatacaaaaactaaaaggaaTCATTGTTTAACTAAAgcatgataaaaaaattaagcataatTTAATATGGATCTTGTCTTTCTAATAAACAGACCCATTTTCTCAAATTGTTGATTTgttcaaatgtaacttttgttttttttaagttaaaagtttgtttttagcaGACAAGCTGTATTTAATTAAGTGTAATAATTACAAAAGTGTTAAATCAAGCATTTGAATTTATTgccccaaaaaatatttttacaaaaaaaataaaaataaaaaaaatagtatatttATGAAAACTATTATATAATCTCTATAACAATGAAGTAAAATTTAGAAAGCAGTTTGCTGTTTGGAAACTCCTAAAAGAGCAGTGCTAAGAGTGATCGCATgtctccctctggtggtcaggtTGCGCTACTGCAGCTTGAGTCGCTGTTTACAGTTGCTTGGCAACGCCCGATCAAATCACACAGGGATATCCGCTATCAAACGCGTTACGTGCATCACCTTACTGTCAATGACAGAATGGCTGCAAAGGAGAAACCGACCGTCGTTGCTCAAGATGCGATTCACATCGAGAGAAtcaagaaagaggaaaaactcaTGAAGCAGCACACCAAGTTCCACATCAACCCCTTCAGGAAATGTCTGGGACTTTGTAGATTTTAAATCCAGTGTGATGTGGACACTTTTAACTGTATATTATACccataatttgttttaaataatgttttctatGATTTTTCTCCTTCCAGTGCACATCCTGCCAGACAAACCCATGTCCAGGAAACCTCCAGAAGAAGTCTCAGAAAACTGTAGGaatattatctttaaaaaaaaaagtatatttccattctttttatttaaagttactttACTGTGTCACTTTAACTCTACTTGTCTCCCTTGCAGCtgattttattaaagaactGCACAGAGCTTACTTAGTGCCCAAGAAGAAATACTCAACTCCACAAACGGAGAGCCAGGAGATCGGATGGGAGTCCAGCCCTCTGgtgaataaaaactattttcttatcAACTAATCAACATTTTAGCTTCCAAATTAGgagtcaaactaaaaaaaaatgtaagtatgtactcacaagatttttttttctattgaatttTGTCGACATGTCTTTAGTTTGAGtcctttcacttt includes:
- the fam183a gene encoding protein FAM183A, producing the protein MAAKEKPTVVAQDAIHIERIKKEEKLMKQHTKFHINPFRKLHILPDKPMSRKPPEEVSENSDFIKELHRAYLVPKKKYSTPQTESQEIGWESSPLIPLTHQDQRFHFHRATTDITRHAEYARKMAK